A genomic region of Thermodesulfitimonas autotrophica contains the following coding sequences:
- a CDS encoding prepilin peptidase gives MRVWAGCSSFFWILVIPGLCGLLAGSFLNVVIHRLPRRESVVWPPSHCPACGERLRWCDLIPVVSYLILRGRCRHCGGRISPRYPAVELLTAGLFLVVYITLQAQSGGDTGSGARFGWVVAKNFFFTAALLAAAFIDAEHRIIPNRLVLWMVAGAVVLVPLAGDVAAAAAVAGAVAVGGFLLLLSAVTGGGMGGGDIKFAAAAGLYLGLPGVMLGLFLGSLLGTFYGLALILVKKKSRKEPLPFGPFLALGFWLSSLWGGELLAVLGYR, from the coding sequence GTGCGTGTTTGGGCAGGGTGTAGTTCATTTTTCTGGATACTGGTTATACCGGGCCTTTGCGGTCTTCTCGCCGGTAGCTTCCTGAACGTGGTGATCCACCGGCTGCCGCGCCGGGAGAGTGTGGTGTGGCCGCCATCCCACTGTCCGGCGTGCGGGGAACGGCTCCGGTGGTGCGACTTGATTCCGGTGGTGAGCTACCTTATCTTGCGGGGGCGTTGCCGCCACTGCGGGGGGCGGATAAGTCCCCGCTACCCCGCAGTGGAGCTTCTAACTGCGGGGCTCTTTTTAGTAGTTTACATAACGCTGCAGGCCCAATCAGGTGGTGATACCGGGTCAGGGGCGCGGTTCGGCTGGGTGGTGGCCAAAAACTTTTTCTTTACGGCGGCGCTGCTCGCGGCGGCCTTCATCGATGCTGAGCACCGGATTATTCCGAACCGGCTGGTTCTCTGGATGGTTGCCGGGGCGGTGGTTTTGGTGCCGCTGGCCGGTGATGTGGCGGCGGCTGCAGCGGTTGCGGGCGCGGTTGCGGTTGGTGGCTTTCTCCTGCTCCTATCGGCTGTGACCGGCGGCGGCATGGGGGGCGGGGATATCAAGTTTGCGGCGGCGGCGGGGTTATATCTGGGCTTGCCGGGCGTGATGCTCGGGCTTTTCTTAGGATCGCTTTTGGGCACTTTTTACGGGTTGGCGCTAATCCTGGTTAAGAAAAAAAGCCGGAAGGAGCCGCTTCCTTTCGGGCCGTTCCTCGCTCTCGGCTTCTGGCTGAGTAGTCTTTGGGGCGGGGAGCTCCTGGCGGTACTCGGGTATAGATAG
- a CDS encoding type IV pilus modification PilV family protein, with translation MKPWWRGECGMTLVEVLVAAVILGIMATGIFTAYDVSKRLAETARQETKAAGLAQEKLEELRAVDYSALSTVPNPADPPADFVPTVAGFTYRVVVVPNVTTTTKTVTISVYYRVRAAERELSLTMERVAP, from the coding sequence ATGAAGCCTTGGTGGCGTGGCGAATGCGGCATGACGCTGGTGGAGGTTCTCGTAGCGGCCGTAATCTTAGGGATTATGGCGACGGGGATTTTCACGGCTTACGACGTAAGCAAGCGGTTGGCGGAAACCGCGCGGCAGGAGACCAAGGCGGCCGGGCTGGCGCAGGAGAAGTTGGAAGAGTTGCGTGCGGTAGACTACAGCGCCCTTAGCACTGTTCCAAATCCAGCCGATCCGCCAGCGGATTTTGTCCCTACGGTGGCTGGGTTTACCTACCGCGTAGTGGTAGTCCCTAACGTTACGACCACGACGAAGACAGTTACCATTAGCGTCTACTATCGAGTACGGGCGGCCGAGCGGGAGCTCAGCCTCACCATGGAGCGGGTTGCCCCATGA
- a CDS encoding prepilin-type N-terminal cleavage/methylation domain-containing protein — translation MRGRVYLPGDRPRERGFTLVEVLVVVALVGLLLGVAVVSFNRAAAHWEIEAAARLLASDIRAAQQKALAEGTATAVRFYRDAGYYEQHSGGAVRGAVYLPVRVRFAKLTFPAVAAGVYELHFAASGNPGGTGTAYLTNYAGEYRAVRVLVGTGRVRVTAEAP, via the coding sequence TTGCGGGGGAGGGTTTATCTCCCGGGCGACCGGCCGCGAGAGCGCGGTTTTACCCTGGTAGAAGTGCTAGTGGTGGTGGCTCTCGTTGGCCTGCTTCTCGGCGTGGCCGTGGTGAGCTTTAACCGTGCGGCGGCCCACTGGGAGATAGAGGCGGCGGCGCGGCTTTTGGCCAGCGATATCCGCGCGGCGCAGCAAAAGGCGTTGGCGGAGGGGACAGCTACCGCGGTGCGGTTCTACCGGGACGCCGGGTACTATGAGCAGCACAGCGGCGGGGCGGTACGCGGTGCGGTTTACCTGCCGGTGCGCGTCCGCTTCGCTAAGCTTACTTTTCCAGCGGTGGCCGCCGGTGTTTACGAACTACATTTTGCGGCGTCCGGAAACCCGGGTGGGACGGGGACAGCTTACTTAACCAATTATGCGGGTGAGTACCGGGCGGTGAGGGTCTTAGTGGGGACGGGCCGGGTGCGCGTCACGGCGGAAGCGCCGTAG